Proteins found in one Plasmodium knowlesi strain H genome assembly, chromosome: 12 genomic segment:
- a CDS encoding signal recognition particle subunit SRP54, putative, translating into MVLTELGTQLTSALQKLQASAVADDSAIEECLKEVIRALILADINISYLKDIKSNIKKKIEKNIDLYGNNKKRLVQQYVVEELINLLEGKKESYVPKKGSRNVILFVGLQGSGKTTTCTKFAHYYQKKGFKTALVCADTFRAGAFDQLKQNAAKVKIPFYGSYSEVDPVKIASDGVNAFLKEKYDLIIVDSSGRHKQESELFEEMKQVESSINPEEIVFVIDSHIGQSCHDQAMAFKNSVTLGSIIITKIDGHAKGGGALSAVASTGCPITFIGTGEHINDFEKFEAKSFVSRLLGLGDINGLVSTLKEVIDIEKQPQLINRLSKGKFVLRDMYDQFQNVFKMGSLSKVMSMIPGFGNNIISKGTEKEGIEKIKKFMVIMDSMTNEELDCVKPLNDSRCLRICKGSGTRLQDIRELLEQFKFLKNMVSKMGKLGLRENNIGSLMRNQKQFLSKMNNIIDPSMLGQMGGANNMVNILKEFTKMDDLGGTMANMMKQMGFKK; encoded by the coding sequence ATGGTACTGACGGAGCTGGGGACGCAGCTGACGTCAGCACTGCAGAAGCTGCAGGCGTCGGCCGTGGCTGACGACAGCGCAATTGAAGAATGCCTTAAGGAAGTGATCAGGGCGTTGATCTTGGCGGATATAAACATTAGCTATCTGAAGGATATAAAaagtaatataaaaaaaaaaatcgaaaaaaatatcgatTTGTATGGAAACAATAAAAAGAGACTGGTACAACAGTACGTGGTGGAAGAGCTTATTAACCTCCTcgaagggaagaaagaatcctATGTtcccaaaaaaggaagccgAAATGTCATTTTGTTTGTCGGTTTgcaaggaagtggaaaaacaaCCACCTGTACCAAGTTTGCACATTATTATCAAAAGAAAGGATTCAAAACAGCCTTAGTATGTGCAGACACTTTTAGAGCCGGGGCTTTTGATCAGCTAAAGCAAAATGCGGCAAAGGTTAAAATCCCATTTTATGGTAGTTACTCAGAAGTAGATCCTGTAAAAATTGCAAGTGATGGAGTCAatgcatttttaaaagaaaaatatgatttAATCATTGTTGACAGTTCTGGTAGGCATAAACAAGAGAGTGAATTATTTGAAGAAATGAAACAAGTCGAAAGTTCAATAAACCCAGAAGAAATTGTATTCGTAATTGATAGCCATATTGGACAGAGTTGTCATGATCAAGCTATGGCTTTTAAGAACTCAGTTACCTTAGGTAGTATAATTATTACGAAAATAGATGGACATGCAAAGGGAGGAGGAGCTCTATCAGCAGTAGCATCAACCGGATGCCCGATAACATTTATCGGTACCGGTGAACATATTAACGATTTTGAGAAATTTGAAGCCAAGTCATTTGTTTCGAGACTTCTAGGGTTAGGAGATATAAACGGCCTTGTGTCAACCTTGAAGGAAGTAATAGATATTGAAAAACAGCCACAGTTAATTAACAGATTGTCTAAAGGAAAATTTGTACTCAGAGATATGTATGATCAAtttcaaaatgtttttaaaatgggGAGCTTAAGTAAAGTTATGTCCATGATCCCAGGTTTTGGTAACAATATAATTAGTAAAGGTACCGAGAAGGAAGGGattgagaaaataaaaaaatttatggtTATTATGGATTCTATGACGAATGAAGAATTGGATTGTGTAAAACCTCTGAACGATAGTAGATGCCTGAGAATCTGCAAAGGGTCAGGTACGCGCCTGCAGGATATACGAGAATTGTTGGAACAGTTTAagttcttaaaaaatatggtctccaaaatgggaaaattggGATTGAGAGAAAATAATATTGGCTCATTAATGAGAAATCAAAAACAGTTCCTCagcaaaatgaacaacattATTGATCCAAGCATGTTGGGACAGATGGGCGGCGCAAATAACATGGTTAACATTTTGAAAGAATTTACAAAGATGGACGATTTGGGGGGGACTATGGCTAACATGATGAAACAAATGGGTtttaaaaagtga
- a CDS encoding NADPH--cytochrome P450 reductase, putative encodes MEDEERKTKILLTYGSQYGNAYDCSRILFYELYRSFHIDFLSLNDINLMSLQRYENVIIIVSTTGYGCYTNNMSKFWLAIHRGNIRLDEGTYFHLFGLGDSAYDNYNIVAKKLKKKLKSLNANIVNYNLGNYQHPSMHFSNFNIWRNNVYRFLMSRYTSFQLNEDVPRLYSIRRVDQLAGEADIDQEKGKKEKYNYTNGRCDYKSTSEEKYIEDIHSNEEQQIERDSSKRGEEHMQDTHSGYSMASQIGDFEPDDYFCKLLKFSKFEILKNERCTGKSHFQDVRCMDLMAPPSLSFNVSSLLNVYPFLNEKKTKEVLKMLNINYDEYVIVQYNYPEGKKSITDGVPINKRIKILHLFMYFLDLSKMVTPIFFTYLSKRTTSEMHRKKFLQLADTNEIADYFSYIYQDRRSYYDIFCDFYSYIQVDVTFLVNTLPGIQQRSYSIMNPKEYYNYVKIKFNPYHFYLHTVNPFFSSLLSFLKIHFGARNILAHYTEEMWTSRTLKFVNFMRGKLSNRRNNIIELLVSLYQVEINKNKKVVGLCSDYLVNSKEGSFIYAQIQDSLLWFNKNVLNLGYRIVYISTGSSFSSFLGVIRYRHDLHIKGKSTKKGIGEKEQHAMATPRLKDFLFLGLRNRLHDFYFEDVLRGVTYFNNIFVAFSRDPKDNFSFLNREVELNSEYSAPSGGTGDDRDDCGELKGYPHIHYEHVKQLLSEKKKIYVTDVVLAMQDCMYELLTERNTIFLVSGKSRPFAQNLMKTFGNIIKQKEPHRTEENIQSFLKKKVDDFSIIVESWY; translated from the coding sequence ATGGAGGACGAAGAGAGGAAAaccaaaattttattaacgTATGGGTCCCAGTACGGAAATGCTTATGATTGCAGCAGAATCCTTTTCTACGAATTGTATCGAAGCTTCCACATCGATTTTCTATCCCTGAATGATATCAATTTGATGAGTCTCCAAAGGTACGAAAATGTTATTATAATTGTTAGCACTACAGGATATGGCTGCTACACAAATAACATGTCCaaattttggctagctataCATAGGGGTAATATAAGGCTTGACGAAGGTACctattttcatttgttcgGATTGGGTGATAGTGCATATGATAATTATAACATAGTagcgaaaaaattaaaaaaaaaattaaaatctcTCAATGCAAATATTGTAAATTACAATTTAGGCAATTATCAACACCCTTCAATGCATTTTTCAAACTTTAATATTTGGAGAAATAATGTCTATCGATTTTTGATGAGCAGATATACCTCCTTTCAGTTAAATGAGGATGTCCCTCGGTTGTACTCCATCAGGAGGGTAGATCAATTAGCAGGTGAAGCGGATATCGACcaggagaagggaaaaaaggaaaaatataactaCACCAATGGAAGGTGCGATTATAAGTCTActagtgaagaaaaatacataGAGGATATTCACTCCAATGAGGAACAACAAATCGAAAGAGATTCAtccaaaaggggggaggagcATATGCAAGATACCCATAGTGGGTATAGTATGGCTTCCCAAATTGGTGACTTCGAACCGGATGACTACTTTtgtaaattattaaaattttcgaaatttgaaattttaaaaaatgagaggtGCACAGGAAAGTCCCATTTCCAAGATGTAAGGTGCATGGACCTGATGGCACCACCCTCCCTATCCTTTAATGTGAGCAGCTTGTTAAATGTTTACCCATTTCTAAACGAGAAGAAAACGAAAGAGGTATTGAAGATGTTAAATATTAATTATGATGAGTATGTTATTGTTCAGTACAACTACCCCGAGGGTAAAAAAAGTATCACAGATGGCGTTCCGATtaataaaagaataaaaatactaCACCTTTTTATGTACTTCCTAGATTTAAGCAAAATGGTTACCCCCATCTTTTTCACCTATTTAAGTAAAAGAACAACGAGCGAAATGCACAGGAAGAAATTTCTACAACTGGCAGACACAAACGAAATAGcagattatttttcctacatCTATCAGGACAGAAGATCCTACTACGATATCTTTTGCGATTTTTACAGTTACATACAAGTTGATGTAACTTTTCTCGTGAACACTCTTCCGGGCATTCAACAAAGATCCTATTCCATAATGAACCCAAAGGAATATTATaattatgtaaaaataaaatttaacCCTTACCATTTCTATCTACATACTGtaaatccatttttttcatccctctTATCCTTTTTAAAGATCCATTTTGGCGCAAGAAATATTTTGGCTCATTATACAGAAGAAATGTGGACAAGTCGTACCTTGAAATTTGTAAACTTCATGAGGGGAAAATTAAGCAACCGAAGGAACAACATAATCGAGCTACTGGTTAGTCTTTACCAAgtggaaataaacaaaaataaaaaggtggTGGGTCTCTGTTCAGATTATTTAGTCAATTCGAAAGAAGGATCTTTTATTTACGCACAAATTCAGGATAGCTTATTGTggtttaataaaaatgttctaAACTTAGGCTACCGAATTGTATACATTTCTACTGGCTCGTCCTTTAGTAGCTTTCTCGGCGTTATCAGATACCGCCACGATTTGCACATAAAGGGAAAAtctacaaaaaagggaataggCGAAAAGGAGCAGCATGCAATGGCTACTCCGCGCTTGAAagattttctcttccttggACTTCGCAACAGGTTGCACGACTTTTACTTCGAAGATGTTCTCCGAGGGGTTACCTATTTCAACAACATTTTTGTGGCCTTCTCTAGGGACCCCAAggacaatttttcttttcttaacAGGGAGGTGGAACTGAATAGTGAGTATAGTGCCCCTAGCGGTGGCACTGGCGATGACCGCGACGATTGCGGTGAACTCAAGGGCTACCCACACATTCACTACGAACACGTAAAACAACTTCTAagtgagaagaagaaaatatacgTAACTGACGTCGTGCTGGCCATGCAGGATTGTATGTACGAACTCTTAACGGAGCGGAACACGATATTCCTCGTGTCGGGAAAATCGCGCCCCTTCGCGCAGAACCTTATGAAGACCTTTGGGAACATCATCAAGCAGAAGGAGCCGCACAGAACGGAGGAGAATATTcaatcctttttaaaaaaaaaagtggatgATTTTTCAATAATAGTTGAATCATGGTACTAA
- a CDS encoding protein kinase, putative translates to MGATLSKRKNNTDKNVKNDSSENKRQKKNEEHDSNLEFIKKYKIINKIGDGNFSKVFCCRGENKKKCAMKLMCCPLKKTSHYNCFKRELFIMKTINNKHPYIVKILDYHEKIWKKYYIVKLILEYCEGGNLFEYIKINGSCTHSEARVIIIKLTKTIQYINSLKIMHRDIKPENILLRTKDNIKSVVLSDFGLAKITPSNQAVVKSRSVCGSDFYLAPEIIKNKEYGIKIDIWSLGVLIFFIITGKVPFTGKNANELYNNILKANIPELLSKEKSLNIQPGLKNLLENILVHDPEKRFSCSDILNHRWIRGTLTSCEFKIFNSASYIKKLRLDKKRSTTQDNEFKENQIKDKSFEKEKDSFANMKKKYTFFLKKITN, encoded by the exons atgggggcCACGTtaagtaaaaggaaaaacaacacaG acaaaaatgtaaaaaatgacTCGTCCGAGAATAAGagacagaagaaaaatgaggagCACGATTCAAATTTGgagtttataaaaaaatacaaaattattaacaaaattggAGA CGGTAATTTCTCCAAGGTGTTTTGTTgcagaggagaaaataaaaagaagtgcGCCATGAAG TTAATGTGCTGCCCCTTGAAGAAAACATCTCATTACAACTGTTTCAAGAGGGAGTTGTTCATAATGAAAACGATCAATAACAAACATCCCTATATTGTTAAAATACTGGACTATCAcgaaaaaatttggaaaa AATACTACATTGTGAAGCTAATCCTGGAATACTGCGAAGGAGGCAACCTCTTCgagtacataaaaattaacGGCAGTTGCACACACTCCGAGGCTAGGGTTATTATTatcaaattaacaaaaacaaTTCAATACATtaattctttaaaaattatgcacagAGATATAAAgccagaaaatattttactccGAACCAAGGACAATATAAAAAGTGTTGTACTGTCTGACTTTGGATTAGCCAAAATAACCCCGTCCAATCAGGCCGTCGTTAAAAGTCGCTCTGTCTGTGGTAGTGATTTTTATCTTGCACCAGAAATTATAAAGAATAAGGAGTATGGGATAAAG ATCGACATATGGAGTCTGGGggtcctcatttttttcataataacCGGGAAAGTACCATTTACGGGGAAAAACGCCAATGAATTGTACAACAATATTCTCAAGGCCAACATCCCAGAGTT ACTTTCAAAGGAGAAATCGCTGAATATCCAACCAGGCCTAAAAAATTTACTCGAAAATATCCTGGTGCATGACCCGGAGAAAAGATTTAGT TGCTCGGACATTTTGAACCACCGATGGATACGGGGAACCCTCACGAGTTGTgaattcaaaatttttaattccgCGTCGTACATAAA GAAATTACGActggacaaaaaaaggagcactACACAAGACAAtgaatttaaagaaaacCAAATAAAAGACAAGTCcttcgaaaaggaaaaggactCGTTTGCtaatatgaaaaagaagtacaccttcttcttaaaaaaaataacaaattag
- a CDS encoding zinc finger protein, putative: protein MYRGRNAALNNRSKHESAKYYDEKNAQGDKGMHVNISYHVRKLFSYCDADILRIEHNLIIYNSLIENIKKNANKIVKKEVEKIIREKEKNDNYSLAEMKEEEYKISNFDLKKVELDFKFIECSLCFELIKFVCIQECNHTYCFLCFYRLLYMQKKEKDENEENNRGANAPRYNTTSSNSAYTNYVNNRNRVGNRNNYGYPDEYGGRRGGASGIGGGGSFVDMTRPTSDQRRDGKEEKYNYEFDKDTMKCPFCKERNGYIFFCLNNFYTYFTYDNLLHTLLEKEDHERCVSYESSQFGELNGSSYHKREDLTGKCAQGGSTPLTESSRSIISINRATLCAQEKVEEEEFRGEPPAVNLGQPPPKVGSQKGMNSFSVTEKGIDGYLPSKEQISSMSKSDIKKVFSSPYDDVIILRNILKKNDDNNANEGNSSAVKKGENMYLFFYYDKYIKRKREKIRYLLNGGVNTEKKYALYGKIFVDTERKVFFEYFYIYSLSTLLTSYVCLLSPCIDYWTQILSKKVEKFKQNHGTDKYFETIYVKNEREILRKKNDSIYDKYQQYGSKLFRIKDEESVLSDDYFRAVDLFTKTCFTNLDNINNINSLKNYCHRKLNDLCRHMNEHGKTYCDICVGNSDNIFLFEYNIFFKRFIKMHVENGEKIGENKFKIRHIYCHFCGFYLYDFDTFMNHINKYHFFCKFCFNKRPSDSKEAPKGDLEEDVVYYDQLHTHVYRDYENLFEHYKKKHHPCLYEQCIFVVFDNKIDLCFHLAEKHEEKGNHKRNKITFSIAGASYNEIRSSAHNGTSGYNAGASSYNTGASSYNAGASSLHNQRLDEEDLAAGSQEPFDVNRHKCIYNFKNFHDAWYFDYFIECKVKDFLNYFGSSEKIFFLYMAKRDMEIILKIFETLSSKKSELYFTQEEIVQLNKTIIEEDFPEDRNNFFHFKIFFDYIVEKIDYLSYNKEDLEKNYLYLFFNIIINRSFILYYSFFYLFLKSKHVRLEKVIEFVSTTAMPIPSGGRSSRGGTNSGTKDYPGNSVNMDKTKQIYHCSHEMTQVKKRIEAEASCGPIELSKYGFLYLVFLFFKVEKHGFDKVFSLVRNISHLCSQTYSQVEKGTKKGDTLSGRDAYSGGTSKSSTLINNSCVANKSNKSVNSNNSSNILIALSTSRGDKAKGEVRNGNTLLGAINMRSSNELSNLEDISQLIKKTMKKKNPNNNIINNLYDKKWDICKKVVLDLLYYIEPNLNLVSFFYLFLSNYFSAYMKDPCINKFINISSENKKKIIKRISNEVDLNSLTSISKNLSSFVNAKALEECLSTGPEYYRIRKEIKVILRKMRSEQTDKGDHQYHRDKLSQDERKQHIRIIEDSRLSANLYDVSLSLRNRFLNIIKSTKVNELYCIYFYVSSLVSSTTPSSSPKAGEEEFPTLKDKSEWVSDRGGIGGIGTSASHSSLTRAGNMSKNGTMNNANMIGKSKATGRNNASLSSMSYKNKVDKNKEIFSNSTRLNLDLEFPSLPEKKQEEIVQAPQKSSTSKKNRTKENASSINSAMATGKAINSHMLTNTLKNKKEAESNSTAQNKNRNSGGTPDFNFANYPLLAGLNVDSNSGKKGKSKSGDTREGAEKDKKSKSTSKEKKSTAKSKSKSNKSDDILKTFSSHEFPSLIPLSSTVDNQKKKSNQSSSNIASVNNMNSKTKSEKQKKKNENKNIDNQFYHPTLSLNNMSYLNVPESNVSYTVKKKNKLKRCNMCTYENTPERTRCELCESPL from the exons atgtatagagGTAGAAACGCCGCCTTGAACAATAGGAGCAAACACGAATCTGCAAAATactatgatgaaaaaaacgcTCAGGGAGACAAGGGCATGCACGTAAACATCTCTTATCATGTTAGAAAATTATTTAGTTATTGCGACGCCGACATACTAAGGATAGAACACAacttaataatatataacaGTTTAATagagaatataaaaaaaaatgcgaataaaattgtaaaaaaagaggtggaaaaaataatcagggaaaaggaaaaaaatgataattattCTCTAgcagaaatgaaggaagaagaatataAGATAAGCAACTTTGACTTGAAAAAAGTTGAATTGGACTTCAAATTCATCGAATGTAGTCTATGCTTCGAgttaataaaatttgtgTGCATACAAGAATGCAACCATACTTATTGCTTTCTATGTTTTTATCGTCTCCTgtacatgcaaaaaaaggagaaggatgaGAATGAGGAGAATAACAGAGGGGCCAATGCCCCTCGTTACAACACCACCAGTAGCAATAGTGCGTACACAAATTATGTAAATAATCGTAATCGTGTAGGAAATAGAAATAACTATGGGTACCCCGATGAGTATGGAGGCAGGAGGGGAGGCGCAAGTGGAataggaggaggaggatcaTTTGTCGATATGACCAGACCGACGAGTGACCAACGAAGggatggaaaggaagagaaatatAACTATGAATTTGATAAGGATACAATGAAATGCCCATTCtgtaaagaaagaaatgggtacatatttttttgtttaaataatttctatACGTATTTTACTTATGACAATTTATTGCACACTCTGCTTGAAAAGGAAGACCACGAGCGGTGCGTCAGTTACGAATCATCTCAGTTTGGGGAGCTGAATGGAAGTAGCTATCACAAAAGGGAGGACCTCACAGGGAAATGTGCACAGGGAGGCTCCACCCCCTTGACTGAGTCCTCACGTAGTATTATTTCAATCAACAGGGCCACTCTATGTGCACAggaaaaggtggaagaagaagaatttagGGGGGAACCCCCCGCAGTGAATCTAGGCCAACCTCCCCCAAAGGTGGGTAGCCAAAAGGGAATGAATTCATTTTCTGttacagaaaaaggaattgatGGATACCTCCCCagtaaagaacaaataagCTCTATGAGCAAAAGTGATATCAAGAAGGTGTTTTCATCTCCCTATGATGACGTGATAATTTTacgaaatattttaaaaaaaaacgacgaCAATAATGCTAATGAAGGAAATAGCAGCGCAGtcaaaaaaggtgaaaacatgtatttgtttttttattacgATAAGtatattaaaaggaaaagagaaaaaataagataCCTCTTAAACGGAGGAGTGAACACAGAAAAGAAGTATGCAttatatggaaaaatatttgtagACACAGAAAGGAAAGTGTTCTtcgaatatttttacatttacaGTTTGTCAACCCTGTTGACAAGTTACGTCTGTCTGCTTTCCCCCTGTATCGACTACTGGACCCAAATCCTAAGTAAAAAGGtcgaaaaatttaaacaaaatcATGGTACAGATAAGTACTTTGAAACCATTTACGTAAAAAACGAAAGAGAaattttgcgaaaaaaaaacgactccATATATGATAAGTATCAACAATATGGAAGCAAATTATTTCGCATAAAAGATGAAGAATCTGTTTTGTCTGATGACTATTTTCGAGCTGTAGATCTGTTTACCAAGACTTGCTTTACCAATTTGGATAACATAAATAATATTAATTCTTTGAAAAATTATTGCCACAGGAAATTAAACGACTTGTGCAGACACATGAATGAACATGGAAAGACTTATTGTGATATCTGCGTTGGCAACAGCGAtaatatattccttttcgagtataatatattttttaaaaggtttataaaaatgcacgttgaaaatggggagaaaattggggagaataaatttaaaataaggCACATTTATTGCCACTTCTGTGGGTTCTACCTCTACGATTTTGATACGTTCATGAATCACATTAACAAGTACCACTTTTTCTGCAAATTCTGCTTTAATAAGAGGCCCAGTGATAGCAAGGAAGCGCCCAAGGGAGACTTGGAGGAAGATGTGGTCTACTATGATCAGCTGCACACTCAT GTCTATAGGGACTACGAGAATCTGTTCGAGCACTACAAGAAGAAGCATCACCCATGCCTATACGAGCAGTGCATCTTCGTCGTCTTTGACAATAAGATCGATTTGTGCTTCCACCTTGCGGAGAAGCACGAGGAGAAGGGAAACCACAAGAGGAATAAGATAACTTTTTCCATTGCAGGGGCTTCGTACAACGAGATAAGAAGTAGTGCGCATAACGGGACAAGTGGTTACAACGCGGGGGCAAGCAGTTACAACACAGGCGCGAGCAGTTACAACGCAGGGGCGAGCAGCCTCCACAACCAACGCCTCGACGAAGAAGACCTGGCCGCAGGGAGCCAGGAACCTTTTGACGTAAACAGACACAAGTGCATATAcaactttaaaaatttccatgACGCATGGTACTTTGACTACTTCATCGAATGTAAAGTGAaggattttttaaattacttTGGAAGcagtgaaaaaatatttttcctgtacATGGCCAAAAGAGATATggagattattttgaaaatatttgaaaCACTGTCCAGTAAAAAATCAGAATTGTATTTTACGCAGGAGGAGATAGTACAACTGAACAAGACGATAATTGAAGAGGATTTTCCCGAGGATCGAAAcaacttttttcattttaaaatattttttgattatatagtggaaaaaatagatTACTTATCTTATAATAAGGAAGACTTGGAAAAGAATTATCTGTACCTCTTTTTTAACATCATAATTAATAGatctttcattttgtattattcttttttttatctcttcTTGAAGTCGAAGCACGTGCGCCTTGAGAAGGTGATTGAATTTGTAAGCACCACGGCGATGCCTATTCCTAGTGGTGGGCGTAGTTCTAGGGGGGGCACGAATAGCGGAACCAAGGACTACCCCGGTAACAGTGTGAATATGGACAAAACGAAGCAAATTTACCATTGCTCGCATGAAATGACGCAAGTGAAGAAGCGGATAGAGGCGGAAGCGAGTTGTGGGCCCATCGAACTGAGCAAATACGGGTTCTTATATTTggtctttttattttttaaagttgAAAAGCATGGATTTGATAAGGTGTTCTCCCTAGTGCGGAATATTTCACACTTGTGTAGCCAGACGTACAGTCAGGTGGAGAAAGGAACAAAGAAAGGGGACACATTATCCGGACGGGATGCCTACAGTGGGGGAACCTCCAAGTCCAGTACGTTAATAAATAATTCATGTGTTGCCAATAAAAGTAATAAGAGCGTCAACAGTAACAACAGTAGTAACATTCTAATAGCGTTGTCTACAAGCCGAGGTGACAAGGCAAAGGGAGAGGTGCGAAATGGGAATACCTTGCTAGGTGCAATTAACATGAGAAGTAGCAACGAATTGAGCAACCTGGAAGATATCAGCcaattaattaaaaagaccatgaagaagaaaaacccCAATAACAACATAATAAATAATCtgtatgataaaaaatgggatatttgtaaaaaagtGGTTCTGGATTTGTTGTACTATATAGAACCCAATTTAAATTtagtttccttcttttacctttttctgAGTAACTACTTTTCAGCTTACATGAAAGACCCCtgtataaataaatttattaaCATCTCTAgtgaaaataagaagaaaattattaaaagaaTTTCCAACGAAGTCGATTTGAATTCTCTGACAAGCATATCGAAAAATCTGAGTTCCTTTGTCAATGCGAAAGCTCTGGAGGAGTGCTTGTCCACAGGCCCGGAATACTATCGAATtaggaaagaaataaaagttaTTCTACGAAAAATGCGCAGCGAGCAGACTGACAAGGGGGACCATCAGTACCATCGAGACAAGCTATCACAGGACGAAAGAAAACAACACATCAGAATCATTGAAGATAGCAGATTGAGTGCAAACCTTTACGACGTTTCCCTTTCACTTAGAAACCGATTtctaaatataataaaaagtaCCAAGGTGAATGAGCTGTACTGTATTTATTTCTACGTGAGCAGCTTAGTGTCTTCCACCACCCCAAGTAGCTCGCCCAAAGCGGGGGAGGAGGAGTTTCCCACGCTAAAGGACAAATCCGAATGGGTGAGCGATCGAGGTGGGATTGGCGGGATAGGTACCAGTGCTAGCCATAGCAGCCTCACCAGGGCAGGTAACATGTCCAAGAATGGTACAATGAACAATGCAAATATGATTGGTAAAAGCAAAGCAACTGGACGAAATAATGCTTCTCTATCATCCATGTCATACAAAAATAAGGTTGATAAAAACAAAGAGATATTTTCAAACTCCACCAGATTAAATCTCGACTTGGAGTTCCCTTCGTTACCAGAAAAGAAGCAAGAAGAGATAGTTCAGGCACCACAAAAAAGTAGTACTTCGAAGAAGAACAGAACGAAGGAAAACGCCTCATCCATTAACAGTGCCATGGCGACAGGGAAAGCTATAAACAGTCACATGCTAACCAACActttgaaaaacaaaaaagaagctgAATCGAACTCCACTGcccaaaataaaaacaggAATAGTGGTGGTACGCCagattttaattttgcaaattATCCCCTACTAGCTGGACTGAATGTAGATTCTAACTCaggcaaaaaagggaaaagcaaaAGTGGGGACACTAGGGAAGGGGCAGAGAAAGACAAGAAGTCGAAGTCCACatcgaaggaaaagaaaagtacagCTAAAAGTAAAAGTAAAAGTAATAAGAGTgatgatattttaaaaaccttTAGTTCTCATGAATTTCCATCCCTGATTCCCTTATCATCCACCGTGGAtaaccagaaaaaaaaaagcaaccaAAGCAGTAGTAATATTGCCAGTGTAAATAATATGAACAGTAAAACCAAGtcggaaaaacaaaagaaaaaaaacgaaaataaGAACATCGATAATCAGTTCTATCATCCAACGCTCTCTCTCAACAACATGTCGTACTTAAACGTACCTGAAAGTAACGTCAGCTACACcgttaagaagaaaaataagttaAAGAGATGCAATATGTGCACGTATGAAAATACACCCGAACGGACGAGGTGCGAACTGTGCGAAAGCCCCTTGTGA